In Yarrowia lipolytica chromosome 1F, complete sequence, a genomic segment contains:
- a CDS encoding uncharacterized protein (Compare to YALI0F11561g, similar to Saccharomyces cerevisiae SFT2 (YBL102W); ancestral locus Anc_7.437, similar to uniprot|P38166 Saccharomyces cerevisiae YBL102w and DEHA0G16038g Debaryomyces hansenii): protein MSSFWGNSQAGVPPETANNSSWWSNIQNGIRLPTTETETMAENAGVDTQIAEPEWFKLSWWDRMIVFGVCLAGAVVCFAICFLIMPVLVLKPRKFAVLWTLGSLLFVISFGVLQGPVSYVKHLVSKERLPFTVAFFGSIFATLYFSLGMKNTLLTIIACVVQLVAAIWYAVSYFPFGHQTMRFASRVGARQVTGWINS, encoded by the coding sequence ATGTCTTCGTTCTGGGGAAACTCGCAAGCCGGCGTGCCTCCGGAGACCGCCAACAACTCGTCGTGGTGGTCCAACATCCAAAACGGAATCCGACTGCCCACCACCGAGACGGAAACCATGGCTGAAAACGCCGGAGTGGACACCCAGATTGCCGAGCCCGAGTGGTTCAAGCTGTCGTGGTGGGACCGTATGATTGTGTTTGGCGTGTGTCTGGCCGGCGCCGTGGTTTGTTTTGCCATCTGCTTCCTCATCATGCCTGTGCTGGTGCTCAAGCCTCGAAAGTTTGCGGTTCTGTGGACTCTGGGCTCCCTTTTGTTTGTCATTTCCTTTGGCGTGCTGCAGGGCCCTGTTTCCTACGTCAAGCATCTGGTCAGCAAGGAGCGATTGCCGTTCACCGTTGCCTTCTTTGGCTCCATCTTCGCCACTCTCTACTTTTCGCTCGGCATGAAGAACACCCTGTTGACTATCATCGCTTGTGTAGTGCAGTTGGTCGCCGCCATTTGGTACGCGGTGTCGTACTTCCCCTTTGGACACCAGACGATGCGATTTGCAAGCAGAGTGGGTGCTAGACAGGTCACTGGGTGGATTAACAGCTGA
- a CDS encoding uncharacterized protein (Compare to YALI0F11583g, similar to uniprot|P06700 Saccharomyces cerevisiae YDL042c and DEHA0E14146g Debaryomyces hansenii), with the protein MPDTDIMQQAAAQANIEYISSDEGEDEGAFSRFGTGDVESLAAHSKIHTFGDLLRELETAQNIVVLCGAGISTSLGIPDFRSADGLYKSLDLESLGLSDPQEVFDLEVFDQDPTPFYRVASKVMMPTQALISPTHAFLKLLQDKGKLLRIYTQNIDDLEHIAGIEESKMVQCHGAFHMATCRQCGAKVTCESLRPEIVAGEIPMCRRKRCEGVIKPDIVFFGEALPDRFRHMVRSDIIMGGPTPKVDLFLCLGTSLKVSPACDIAKQVPLGVPRVYINREPSARFYFDISLCGESDLAVQAICEGMGWDLSHPQMKPMDR; encoded by the coding sequence ATGCCGGACACGGATATCATGCAACAGGCGGCGGCGCAGGCCAACATCGAGTACATCTCGTCGGACGAAGGGGAGGACGAGGGGGCGTTCAGCCGGTTTGGCACCGGAGACGTGGAGAGTCTGGCGGCTCACTCCAAGATCCACACGTTTGGAGACTTGCTGCGCGAGCTGGAAACGGCGCAGAACATTGTGGTGCTGTGCGGCGCGGGCATCTCCACATCGCTGGGCATCCCGGACTTCCGGTCCGCCGACGGTCTGTACAAAAGCCTCGATCTGGAGTCGCTGGGTCTGTCGGACCCCCAGGAGGTGTTTGACCTGGAGGTGTTTGACCAGGACCCCACGCCTTTCTACCGGGTGGCGTCCAAGGTGATGATGCCCACTCAGGCGCTGATTTCACCGACCCACGCTTtcctcaagctgctgcaggaCAAGGGCAAGCTGCTGCGAATCTACACACAGAACATTGACGACCTGGAACACATTGCCGGCATCGAGGAGTCCAAAATGGTGCAGTGCCACGGCGCCTTCCACATGGCCACCTGTCGCCAGTGTGGAGCCAAGGTCACATGCGAGTCGTTGCGTCCGGAGATTGTCGCCGGAGAGATCCCAATGTGCCGACGCAAGCGCTGCGAAGGAGTCATCAAACCAGACATTGTCTTCTTCGGAGAGGCTCTGCCAGACCGGTTCCGGCACATGGTGCGGTCGGATATCATCATGGGAGGCCCCACGCCCAAAGTGgatctgtttctgtgtctgggAACGTCGCTCAAGGTATCGCCGGCGTGCGACATTGCCAAACAGGTGCCTCTGGGCGTGCCACGAGTCTACATCAACCGGGAACCCAGTGCGCGGTTCTACTTTGACATCAGCTTGTGTGGCGAGAGCGATTTGGCGGTGCAGGCCATTTGCGAGGGCATGGGCTGGGACTTGTCTCACCCTCAGATGAAGCCCATGGATCGATAA
- a CDS encoding uncharacterized protein (Compare to YALI0F11605g, weakly similar to uniprot|Q6CGW9 Yarrowia lipolytica YALI0A15400g), whose product MTDIQPQIITDRLIIRPTNIDDYDDCCKLMGDADVMKYIGGEIVDPEHVWLKILHRKGHWDYFGYGCFTIRDKVTNEFYGEIGISHFKRPIAAPYSPQFVEASWTMAPSAQGKGIGKEALYGLVEWDEKHNITKSDWLAIIEPPNKRSSGLAQKVGFELVAENKKWNDITINLWVRKNPNKNKFESAAVAKL is encoded by the coding sequence ATGACCGACATCCAGCCGCAAATCATCACCGATCGACTCATCATCCGTCCGACCAACATCGACGACTACGATGACTGCTGCAAGCTCATGGGCGACGCTGATGTGATGAAGTACATTGGCGGCGAGATTGTGGATCCCGAGCACGTGTGGCTCAAGATTCTGCACCGGAAGGGCCACTGGGACTACTTTGGCTACGGCTGCTTCACCATCCGCGACAAGGTGACCAACGAGTTCTACGGCGAGATTGGAATCAGCCACTTCAAGCGGCCCATTGCCGCGCCTTACAGCCCCCAGTTTGTCGAGGCGTCGTGGACCATGGCGCCGTCGGCCCAGGGCAAGGGCATTGGCAAGGAGGCGCTCTACGGTCTGGTCGAGTGGGACGAGAAgcacaacatcaccaagagCGACTGGCTGGCCATCATTGAGCCGCCCAACAAGCGATCGTCGGGCCTGGCCCAGAAGGTTGGCTTTGAGCTCGTGGCCGAGAACAAAAAGTGGAACgacatcaccatcaaccTGTGGGTCCGAAAGAACcccaacaagaacaagtttGAGTCTGCCGCCGTGGCCAAGTTGTAG
- a CDS encoding uncharacterized protein (Compare to YALI0F11616g, gnl|GLV|YALI0F11616g [Yarrowia lipolytica] weakly similar to uniprot|Q8TGJ7 Saccharomyces cerevisiae YLL066W-B), with the protein MYILYAILLSYSYPPPHLPTSTLPTSTLPTSTLPTSTPTHSHTFSQPHLPSTPHHGQVKNASETHHPTLPFFGNSLSLFWLLFLVHLTCTTEIEGRDERCSQSQSQSQSQFFYLSRTCSVLTSIVPWSKRSSHLTQTYNSFVHRNQEPSRNSAGNPNELSLASSGSILVLFRAAHRQTARTAAYDRNRLELPSSSKPHTKIQEKLYLQFMWQISTNCPKTSMLFSHQIHLTALLGVCGLLGSAVNKVSFLGGD; encoded by the exons atgtacatactgta TGCCATACTCCTGTCCTACTCCTATCCTCCCCCACACCTACCCACATCCACACTACCCACATCCACACTACCCACATCCACACTACCCACATCCACACCTACCCACAGCCACACCTTCTCACAGCCACACCTACCATCCACTCCACATCATGGCCAGGTCAAGAATGCTTCTGAAACGCACCATCCAACGCTTCCTTTCTTCGGAAATTCTCTCAGCCTCTTTTGGCTCCTCTTTCTCGTGCACCTCACGTGTACAACCGAAATAGAAGGCCGAGACGAGCGGTGCTCGCAATCACAATCGCAATCGCAATCGCAGTTCTTCTATCTGTCTCGCACCTGCTCTGTGCTCACCTCCATTGTACCATGGTCCAAAAGAAGCAGCCATCTGACCCAAACGTACAACTCCTTTGTCCACAGAAACCAAGAGCCCTCAAGGAACTCAGCTGGCAACCCGAATGAACTCTCACTCGCCTCTTCCGGATCTATTCTGGTGCTGTTCCGGGCCGCGCATCGACAAACAGCCCGAACCGCGGCATACGATAGA AATCGTCTGGAATTGCCGTCGAGTTCCAAGCCTCACACTAAAATACAAGAGAAACTGTACCTACAATTCATGTGGCAAATCTCTACAAACTGCCCCAAAACCTCCATGCTTTTTTCCCATCAAATTCACTTGACAGCCTTGTTGGGAGTTTGTGGGTTACTTGGCAGCGCGGTTAATAAAGTTTCATTTTTAGGTGGCGATTAG